The candidate division WOR-3 bacterium nucleotide sequence AGTGGTTTTTTACCTATATGAATCAATGTGCTGCACTACAGAAACCAATGATAATAACCGAATGGCAACATCCGGCACCCTGTGAATCACGTTATGTGACCCTCTTACCTTTTGCTAGTTATGCCGCGCTCCGGGATTATGATGCAATCATTAACTTTGCTTTTGCCCATTCTGAAGGGGGCTTTTCTAATAACCGAATAAGGCCTTTCTTTGATGCTGCTGGGCAACCAATACATTTTGTTTTATTAAGAATGGCAGCACTCGCCTTTTTACGTGATATCCATCCTGAAGATCTGGAACGAACTCCTTGGACGAGTTTCAATTTGGAGCAAATAATAAGGGATATCTACGCCGGAAACTACTGGAGCAGATCGATACCGAGTTCACCCCGGGATCGAATTTTCAATCAATTTCACTGGAATTCACAAAAAGCGATATTTAAGGTTAACTCAAAGGGGACCAAAATATTTGCTGGGAGGACAGCCGGGGATACTGTGGTTTTGGGAGGTATAAAGGTAATTGGAAACAGTGATGGCGTAATCGGATTTACCAGAATTGATAGCACACTTCACCAACAAACATTTCTCGTCAGTGCCTTAGCCCGGGCCGAGAATACAAATATGATATGGGTTGAACAGACAAAAACCCAGGGAATGTTAAATTGGGGCATCACGCCCTGTCAAGTAGAGAGTGTCTCTTATTATACCCAATGGCATGCCGATTCTCTTTTGATTAGCAAACTAAACCCTGCAGGTAATATTATAAGTTCTACCAAATTGATTGGGACCAATCACACCACCAACTGGATGCTCCGCACAGGCATAGATTCGGTACCCTGGTTTTGTGTAATTGCCTATAATTTTTCAGATACCATTATAGGGATTCTCGAGAAAAAAGAAATCAAACCACCAATTATTCAGATCGCTGTGATCCAGAAAAACTTGATATTGAAAGATGTACCTGCTGGGACCGAAATAAGGTTATACTCCGTAATAGGAAGGCTCAATTACTACCAGAAATTAATCTTACCTCATAAGCAACTGGTAATACGAAATCTGCCTTGTGGCGTATATTTTTATCGACTTAAGAACGAAGACTTTGAGCAAAAAGGTAAGATATTGATTATTAAATAACTGCTTAGCGGAATAGAATTAATCGCGAAACTACCGATTTCTTTTCGTTATTTATACCCACGAAATAAACTCCAGTGGGTAGTGGATTCCCTTTATCATCGTCGCCGCTCCATATCACATCACCGGTGTAGTCTTCAAACTTTCGGACAACCTGCCCGAGGGCGTTGTATATGAATAGCACCTCCCCTTTTTCTTTAGACATTTGCTCACGAATTAAGAAACGCCTCCCAATCGTTGGCTGAACTAAAATTGCCGCTTGGTATAAAGGTTTCTTTTCATTAATACCTACGACATGGATCGGCACCGCAAGTTTTGCGAGGGCAGCAACACCGGTCTTTATCACCTGGGTGGCAAAGGGGAGATGATTAACTCCACAGTTGGTATAAAGATGAGGTCCAAGCGTATCACCCGTAGTGTGATATGTCGGTGTCAATTGTCGTTCAATCCCGAGCATCGCCTTATAGCCACGTTTCCAGAAACTCGCATGATCCGAAGAACCACTCGTTCCACTATTTGCTACAAATCTTATTTTTAATTGCGTGTAAGTATCCGCAACCGCTTTATAAAATTGGGTCACAAATGTTTGACAACCAGGCACCGCAGTTGTATAATGAGCATTCATTGTATCCCGATTGGGATTTGAAGGCGTCACATAACCGATCATATCATAATTTATCACACCAAGGATTGTGTCGCCGTTGCGATAGGCACGAGCCGCAAAGGAGTCGCTTCCGTACAATCCTAATTCTTCAGCATTGAACGCGACATAATAGATGGTGTTTTCAAATAAGTAGTTTCGCATCACCCGTGCTGCTTCAATCATTGCCACTGTGCCCGAGGCATTGTCATCGGCTCCTGGAGCATAACCACTCGAAGGTACATCATCTAAATGCCCACCGATCAAACAGTATTTTTTTAGCGTTGGATAAAGATAACCTTTTTTAATTCCGACGACATTCGGACCGTAATTGGCATTAAAATATTGAAAATAGACACTATCACAGCCATAGCTGAGAAGTTTATTTCTTATCCAGTTCACTGCGGCAATTTTGTTAGAATCTGTCGTAGTATACCTTGTATACATCCTTTGCAATCTCAAAATGAACGATTGGATACTATCCTGAGAAACCGCCGCTACCATCTTCTGGATAAGGGTATCTGGTGCAAGATTATTCATCGGGACGGGATAAGGATCTTTATCCAGAAACCGCACCGGGTCAAAGGTCAATACTCTCAATTCCACTTTCAATTTATTCAATTCCAGCACTTGTTCTTCAGTAGTGCGTAAAAGAATACAATCTTCAAAATGGTCAATCACCTCACCATACTGGGCAACACGGCTTGGGTCTTCATCAATCAAATAAACTATCTGGTAATATTTTTCCCGGGGATTTTCATCAAGGATGCGATATTCAATATTTTTATTCGCAAGCCGCAAGATATCACCTTCGTCCGCGATAAGCAAGGCATGATCTTCAATCAGCTCGATAATATTAAAATCGCGCTCCTTCAAATCATCCACCCGCACTAAATATTCGTGGGCGAAGGCAACATTCACACTCAGCGCTACCAGAATGGCTAGTGTCATTTTTTTCATGCCTACCTCCTTTTTTAAATAATAACCAAACTAACGGCAAAGTCAAGCATTCAGAAAACATTTAAACGAGCGTTGTTTCAGCAATAGGAATCAATCCCTTTTAGAAATGAAGAAGCATTGACTTTCAAAATATTTTCGTTATAATTTGGCATATGGTAGAAATCTTGATAGTTCTCCTCATCCTTTCTTTTTTGTCCTTGATCTTCTCCATCCTCCAGCGTCATATGCCCATTAGCATCTGTCAGTCCTTAGTAATCTTGCTTACTATATATCTACTGATACGCGTTCGGGTTAAAATCTCCCGGGCAGAAAAAGAAAAACTCCGGGCTAAGATTGAAGAATTAGAGAAGAAAATAGCAAGTCTGAGTGGAAAAGAATCTTAATATTACCAGGTGGCTTTTCTCACCCCAGGGAGTTCACCCTGAAGGGCAAGTTCCCGGAAACAAATCCGGCAGAGATTAAATTTCCGGTAAAACCCGCGGGGCCTTCCGCAGCGCTGGCAGCGGTTATACCTCCGGGTAGAGTATTTTGGAGGTCTTTTTGCCTTAATAATCAAACATAACTTAGCCAATATACCCCCTTATTTCTTTTTCTCAAAAGGCATGCCTAAACCTTCCAGCAATGCCAGGGCATCTTCATCTTTTCTGGCAGTAGTCACAATCGCGATATCCATCCCGAAAATTTTCTTTACCTTGTCATATTCAATCTCCGGAAATATTGTCTGTTCGGTTAAACCCAGATTGTATGAACCCCGTCCATCGAAAGAATCCCTTTTGAAACCACGGAAATCCCTGATTCGGGGTGCAGCAAAATTTATAAAGCGGTCAAAGAATTCATACATCCGGTTTCCGCGCAGTGTCACTTTCATACCAATTACCATTCCTTTTCGTATTTTAAAATTAGAGATCGGCCTTTTGGCGCGGGTATATGCAGGTGCCTGCCCGGTTATCTTCGCCAGATCCTCTTTAATGATTTCTAAAATCTTAGGGTCGGCAACTGCCTCACCACAGCCCACATTGATAACGATTTTTTTTAACTGTGGAACCTGATAGATATTCTTGTAGCCCAATTTTTTCATCAAAGATTTTCTAAGAGTTTCTTCATAAAATGCTTTTAACCGTGGTTTATAGCCGGTTTTCATTCTATCATCTCCCCGCATTTCTTACAAATTCTTACCCTTCTTTTTTCTATTTTTTCTCTTTTTACCTTTGTCTTTTTGCCACATTTCGGACAAATGAGTGCAAGATTTGAAATATGGATCGGCGCGGGCTTGGTGATAATTCCCGAAGGTTGAGTCTGGGAGCGCGCGCGCTGGTGTTTCTTCACCAAGTTAATACCTTCGACAATTGCGCGCCCTTTTTCTCGGTCAATCTCCAAGACTCTACCGCGGCGACCTTTTTCCTCTCCGGTGATGACCTCAACCAGGTCATTCTTTTTGATATTAAATTTTAACCGTCTTGTCTCTTTCATACCACTTCACTTGCCAAAGAAAGTATCTTGGTAAACCCTTTTTCCCGCAATTCCCGTGCTACTGGACCAAAGACTCTGGTTCCCTTTGGTTCTTTTTGCTCATTAATTAAAACACAGGCATTATCATCAAACCGCACATAAGAACCATCCGGACGCCGGATCTCCTTTTTGGTCCGCACGATAACTGCCTTCGCCTTATCCCCCTTTTTAATAGGGGCATGGGGCAGGGCATCCTTTATGGTCACATTGATAATATCACCAACATAACCATAGCGTCTGCCGGAACTGCCAGTCACATGAATGCACATCGCGATGCGCGCACCCGTGTTATCACAAACTTTTAATCTTGAGTAAATCTGAATCACCTGAACCTCACTATCCTTGATTAAACTCTAATCTCATGATAATTTGCGTAATACCCGCCATCTCTTTAATTTAGAGAGTGGTCGGGTTTCTTCGATCAATACTTTATCACCCACTTTGCACTCATTGTTCTCAT carries:
- a CDS encoding M20/M25/M40 family metallo-hydrolase → MKKMTLAILVALSVNVAFAHEYLVRVDDLKERDFNIIELIEDHALLIADEGDILRLANKNIEYRILDENPREKYYQIVYLIDEDPSRVAQYGEVIDHFEDCILLRTTEEQVLELNKLKVELRVLTFDPVRFLDKDPYPVPMNNLAPDTLIQKMVAAVSQDSIQSFILRLQRMYTRYTTTDSNKIAAVNWIRNKLLSYGCDSVYFQYFNANYGPNVVGIKKGYLYPTLKKYCLIGGHLDDVPSSGYAPGADDNASGTVAMIEAARVMRNYLFENTIYYVAFNAEELGLYGSDSFAARAYRNGDTILGVINYDMIGYVTPSNPNRDTMNAHYTTAVPGCQTFVTQFYKAVADTYTQLKIRFVANSGTSGSSDHASFWKRGYKAMLGIERQLTPTYHTTGDTLGPHLYTNCGVNHLPFATQVIKTGVAALAKLAVPIHVVGINEKKPLYQAAILVQPTIGRRFLIREQMSKEKGEVLFIYNALGQVVRKFEDYTGDVIWSGDDDKGNPLPTGVYFVGINNEKKSVVSRLILFR
- a CDS encoding type Z 30S ribosomal protein S14, which translates into the protein MAKLCLIIKAKRPPKYSTRRYNRCQRCGRPRGFYRKFNLCRICFRELALQGELPGVRKATW
- the rplE gene encoding 50S ribosomal protein L5, producing MKTGYKPRLKAFYEETLRKSLMKKLGYKNIYQVPQLKKIVINVGCGEAVADPKILEIIKEDLAKITGQAPAYTRAKRPISNFKIRKGMVIGMKVTLRGNRMYEFFDRFINFAAPRIRDFRGFKRDSFDGRGSYNLGLTEQTIFPEIEYDKVKKIFGMDIAIVTTARKDEDALALLEGLGMPFEKKK
- the rplX gene encoding 50S ribosomal protein L24, which produces MKETRRLKFNIKKNDLVEVITGEEKGRRGRVLEIDREKGRAIVEGINLVKKHQRARSQTQPSGIITKPAPIHISNLALICPKCGKKTKVKREKIEKRRVRICKKCGEMIE
- the rplN gene encoding 50S ribosomal protein L14, with the translated sequence MIQIYSRLKVCDNTGARIAMCIHVTGSSGRRYGYVGDIINVTIKDALPHAPIKKGDKAKAVIVRTKKEIRRPDGSYVRFDDNACVLINEQKEPKGTRVFGPVARELREKGFTKILSLASEVV